From the Marinomonas sp. THO17 genome, one window contains:
- a CDS encoding PspA/IM30 family protein, translated as MSLKKLWTAVRGATNEGIEAIADTQAIRILDQEMREAKKELQECDQSLTRIMAKRKLAEGKVSSLKEDIETYTNHAIAASETDEALAIECADRVSELEATLEIEQGILDSFLSSEKSLKSNIAKAKTNVRMMEQQIEQIKATESVQQAQVAVSTRHVGANSKVKTALSSLDRIKEKQRQRSAELEAAEELAAEETGNSLDAKLKAAGIKSGAKKSGNDKLAQLLAAKKG; from the coding sequence ATGAGTCTAAAAAAATTATGGACAGCGGTACGCGGAGCAACCAATGAAGGCATCGAGGCAATAGCAGATACTCAAGCGATCCGTATATTGGATCAAGAAATGCGAGAAGCCAAAAAAGAGTTGCAAGAATGCGATCAAAGCTTAACCCGTATCATGGCCAAACGTAAGCTGGCAGAGGGTAAGGTAAGCTCACTAAAAGAGGATATAGAAACCTATACCAATCATGCCATCGCGGCCAGTGAAACAGATGAGGCTTTGGCCATTGAGTGTGCTGATAGGGTTAGTGAGTTAGAAGCCACTTTAGAGATTGAGCAAGGCATTCTTGATAGCTTTCTTTCCTCTGAGAAGTCATTAAAAAGCAACATTGCGAAGGCAAAAACCAATGTTCGTATGATGGAACAGCAAATAGAGCAAATTAAAGCTACTGAATCAGTGCAACAGGCACAAGTAGCGGTTTCAACTAGGCATGTAGGAGCTAATAGCAAGGTTAAAACCGCGTTAAGCAGCCTTGATCGTATTAAAGAAAAACAACGTCAGCGTAGTGCAGAACTTGAAGCAGCTGAAGAATTAGCCGCCGAAGAAACTGGTAACTCACTCGATGCCAAGCTAAAAGCGGCTGGCATTAAATCTGGAGCGAAAAAAAGCGGTAACGATAAGCTTGCTCAACTATTGGCCGCCAAAAAAGGCTAA
- a CDS encoding glutathionylspermidine synthase family protein, producing the protein MLRIPIAERPFWQKKAEEFGFEFHTMYGEKYWDESAYYQFSLEQIEQGIEAPTEEIHQMCLAVVDKVIKDDELMRRFCLPEAQWDFIRQSWLNGDPSLYSRLDFAYSGKGDAKLYENNADTPTSLYETGFWQWLWLQDNVDAGVLLPHCDQFNCLQEKLVNRFKEIKYLTPDRILHFACCKDTPEDRGTVQYLEDCAEEAGIETGFVFIDDIGRDADGYFTDMKDQVIHSMFKLYPWEFMFQEEFSSNLGKNNIRWIEPPWKSILSNKALLPMLWKMFPNHPNLLPSFFEDELHLATDLKALVKKPIFSREGANISFFDENTEVEASSGPYGEEGFIYQATHMLPKFGNVYTLIGSWLVDNQAAGISIREDSNPITQDMSRYLPHVII; encoded by the coding sequence ATGTTACGCATTCCCATTGCTGAAAGACCTTTTTGGCAAAAGAAGGCTGAGGAATTTGGTTTTGAGTTTCATACCATGTATGGCGAAAAATATTGGGATGAAAGTGCCTATTACCAGTTTTCTCTAGAACAAATAGAACAAGGCATCGAGGCTCCTACTGAAGAAATACATCAAATGTGTTTGGCAGTGGTAGACAAGGTCATTAAGGATGATGAGTTGATGCGCCGTTTTTGTTTGCCAGAAGCGCAATGGGATTTTATCCGTCAATCTTGGCTAAATGGCGATCCTAGTTTGTATTCTCGTTTGGATTTTGCCTATTCTGGCAAAGGCGATGCCAAACTTTATGAAAATAATGCCGACACACCAACCAGCCTCTATGAAACTGGCTTTTGGCAATGGTTATGGCTACAAGATAACGTGGATGCAGGAGTATTATTACCCCACTGTGATCAGTTTAATTGCTTGCAAGAGAAGCTCGTCAATCGCTTTAAAGAGATCAAATATCTAACACCAGATCGTATTTTGCATTTTGCTTGCTGCAAAGACACTCCTGAAGACAGGGGAACTGTTCAGTACTTAGAAGACTGTGCTGAAGAAGCGGGAATCGAGACTGGCTTTGTCTTTATAGACGACATTGGCCGTGACGCAGATGGCTACTTTACTGACATGAAGGATCAAGTTATTCATTCTATGTTCAAGCTGTATCCATGGGAATTCATGTTTCAAGAAGAGTTCTCAAGCAACCTTGGTAAAAACAACATACGCTGGATAGAGCCTCCTTGGAAAAGCATTTTATCCAATAAGGCACTCTTGCCCATGTTGTGGAAAATGTTTCCCAATCACCCAAATCTGCTGCCTTCATTTTTTGAAGATGAGCTACATCTGGCTACAGACCTAAAGGCTTTAGTGAAAAAGCCTATCTTCTCCCGTGAAGGAGCCAACATTTCTTTTTTCGATGAAAATACAGAAGTAGAGGCCTCATCAGGCCCCTATGGTGAAGAAGGTTTCATTTATCAAGCAACCCATATGTTGCCAAAATTTGGAAATGTTTACACTTTAATCGGTAGCTGGCTAGTGGATAACCAAGCCGCTGGTATTTCGATTCGTGAGGACAGTAACCCCATTACGCAAGACATGAGCCGCTATTTGCCCCATGTGATTATTTAA
- a CDS encoding DUF6471 domain-containing protein, whose protein sequence is MTFSSSVNNPYRMAKQMSQDQNIKNRQVLSPYKLAITRYIRSSLALKGMKYEDLSVELSKKGITMTAENLRSKTHKGMFSADLFIVIIDVLGIDDTALAEILKQVKDA, encoded by the coding sequence TTGACATTTAGTAGTAGCGTCAACAACCCTTATCGTATGGCCAAGCAAATGAGTCAAGACCAAAACATAAAAAATCGTCAAGTATTATCTCCTTATAAGCTCGCTATCACTCGGTATATCCGATCATCCCTAGCATTAAAGGGGATGAAATATGAGGATTTATCCGTTGAGTTGAGTAAAAAAGGTATTACTATGACCGCTGAAAATTTACGCAGTAAAACCCATAAGGGGATGTTTTCTGCGGATCTTTTCATCGTCATTATTGACGTACTGGGAATTGATGATACGGCATTAGCGGAAATATTAAAGCAGGTAAAAGATGCTTAA
- a CDS encoding phophatidylserine decarboxylase associated domain-containing protein: MSYIKVNHPQIQIDIDVDRLHQQGFWIPNRLWATTNYVFPERVKRIELQKNAQFPVLSPAVQDFKDWANQTLVTDTDLKNFLTANYPTPTYLDAINAMILDANASINAVYQSLTFHQRMLLIFNMTEVYGDTITQLLNNNQIEWLEDSDEFFDLINAIITNSPQFNYVPLSSTPIAQVGTPFNGLMAVGMGSETGYFLLKDQAFNRQLFSILDAWHTYLGSTDSLTYLDTENAQQPGSWVSSQAYNAGVWKDFVIPNRQDRYLGFSSWTDFFTRTFQAGTRPFPPKSDSVVAIGCETTPWIYDANISPEKNALWIKGNVYSLADIFNGMSDAQGNLWADKFVNGQSYQGFLSATHYHRWHAPIYGQLIQSQVFNGAYYNGSDEFGVTYFSEPEGFGETTDTWLGTASQQYLAQTAARAIYIFHNDSVGYVAMICIGMVEVSSVNIDPGFQISASDQPKDVDAGDEIGMFQFGGSTHMLIFENGKVNLEQWATDINQNNSTVHNLGSTIGHAVS, encoded by the coding sequence ATGAGTTATATAAAGGTAAATCATCCTCAAATTCAGATTGATATTGATGTAGACAGATTGCACCAACAGGGATTTTGGATCCCTAATAGACTTTGGGCTACGACAAACTATGTATTTCCAGAGAGAGTCAAGCGGATTGAGTTGCAGAAAAATGCACAGTTCCCAGTATTGAGCCCTGCTGTACAAGACTTTAAAGATTGGGCCAACCAAACGCTAGTTACTGATACCGATTTAAAAAACTTTCTGACAGCAAACTATCCAACTCCCACTTATCTGGATGCGATTAACGCCATGATACTTGACGCCAACGCCAGTATTAATGCGGTTTATCAGAGCCTGACATTCCACCAAAGGATGCTGCTGATTTTTAATATGACTGAAGTATATGGAGATACCATTACTCAGTTGTTGAATAATAATCAAATAGAATGGCTTGAAGATTCCGATGAGTTTTTCGATCTTATCAATGCCATAATTACAAACTCACCACAGTTTAATTATGTGCCGTTGAGCAGCACCCCAATTGCTCAGGTGGGTACTCCTTTCAATGGATTAATGGCTGTGGGGATGGGAAGCGAAACAGGCTATTTTCTGCTCAAAGATCAGGCCTTCAATCGTCAATTATTCAGTATTTTGGATGCCTGGCACACCTATCTGGGAAGTACTGACTCTCTGACCTATCTTGACACTGAAAATGCGCAACAACCTGGCTCATGGGTATCCTCCCAGGCGTACAATGCCGGTGTCTGGAAAGATTTTGTCATTCCTAATCGGCAAGATCGGTATCTTGGTTTTTCTAGCTGGACCGATTTTTTCACCCGCACTTTCCAAGCGGGAACAAGGCCGTTTCCGCCTAAAAGCGATAGTGTTGTGGCAATTGGTTGCGAGACTACTCCTTGGATATACGATGCCAATATCAGTCCCGAAAAAAATGCGCTGTGGATCAAAGGCAATGTCTATTCTTTGGCAGACATATTTAATGGCATGTCTGATGCTCAAGGCAATTTATGGGCAGACAAGTTTGTTAATGGGCAGAGCTATCAGGGATTTTTATCTGCAACTCACTACCATAGATGGCACGCTCCAATTTACGGACAACTGATTCAATCGCAAGTCTTTAATGGTGCCTATTACAATGGCTCGGACGAGTTTGGAGTGACCTATTTTTCCGAACCAGAAGGCTTTGGTGAAACCACTGACACCTGGCTAGGTACCGCATCACAGCAATATTTGGCGCAAACGGCTGCCCGAGCCATCTACATTTTCCACAATGATTCAGTGGGTTATGTCGCCATGATTTGCATTGGCATGGTGGAAGTATCCAGTGTAAATATTGATCCTGGTTTTCAAATAAGCGCTTCCGATCAGCCAAAAGATGTCGATGCTGGCGACGAGATTGGCATGTTTCAGTTTGGCGGTTCTACCCATATGCTTATTTTTGAAAATGGCAAAGTCAACTTGGAACAATGGGCAACGGATATCAATCAAAATAACTCAACAGTGCATAACTTAGGTTCCACGATTGGGCATGCTGTATCATGA
- a CDS encoding VOC family protein codes for MFTKSKIGAICYYISDVDRTEVFYRDVLGLHVQRMSEDGEDDDWLLAKTANEIELLFFKQDSRPGNSPIIVFDLPEGGIDDTINALSEKGVTIVTPVSHAPGGWSAEIADPDNHQISMYQSDTLPRKIG; via the coding sequence ATGTTTACTAAGAGTAAAATTGGCGCCATTTGTTATTACATCAGTGATGTGGATAGAACGGAGGTTTTTTACCGAGACGTTCTTGGTCTCCATGTGCAACGAATGAGCGAAGACGGGGAAGATGACGATTGGCTGTTAGCCAAAACAGCAAATGAAATAGAGCTACTCTTTTTTAAACAAGATTCGCGACCTGGGAATTCTCCTATTATTGTGTTTGATCTTCCTGAAGGCGGGATTGACGACACAATCAATGCTCTGTCTGAAAAGGGCGTGACGATTGTGACACCCGTTAGCCATGCACCGGGTGGATGGTCTGCAGAAATTGCCGACCCTGACAATCATCAAATATCCATGTATCAATCTGATACGCTGCCACGTAAGATAGGATAG
- a CDS encoding class I SAM-dependent methyltransferase: MNLKVWIKSHIADRVLSPLRRELIELIDEGSSLLEVGCGTGDLLFQLADKIGSGYGVDTDSGMIEYAELKRKQNAVKHLSFECIDALEIAPRQFDFAVSVLCLHELPKQKACDLLKCMMERSKVVLVADYTEAKSLLGKVSMELDELISGHYRHYKNYRQSGEISSYVEEVGGIVQQEMASAIEGISIWRILAREHHEA, translated from the coding sequence ATGAATCTTAAAGTGTGGATCAAAAGTCATATTGCTGATCGAGTTTTATCGCCATTACGAAGGGAGTTGATCGAGCTGATTGATGAAGGGTCGTCTTTACTTGAGGTCGGTTGCGGGACGGGGGATTTGCTTTTTCAATTAGCGGATAAAATTGGCAGCGGATATGGCGTTGATACCGACAGTGGAATGATTGAATACGCTGAATTAAAGCGCAAGCAAAACGCTGTTAAGCACCTTAGTTTTGAATGTATCGACGCCTTAGAAATAGCGCCTCGTCAATTTGATTTTGCAGTCAGTGTGTTGTGCTTGCATGAGCTACCAAAGCAGAAAGCGTGCGACCTACTTAAATGTATGATGGAGCGTTCAAAAGTCGTGTTAGTGGCCGATTATACGGAAGCAAAAAGCCTGTTAGGGAAAGTGAGTATGGAATTGGATGAGCTCATTTCGGGGCATTATCGACACTACAAGAACTATCGACAATCTGGAGAGATCTCTTCTTATGTGGAAGAAGTGGGTGGGATAGTCCAACAAGAAATGGCCAGTGCAATTGAGGGTATTTCGATATGGCGTATTCTTGCTAGAGAACACCATGAAGCTTAG
- a CDS encoding transcriptional regulator — protein MKLSQTSYTQLLHYARKVARRFDEAEDLLQVILLAAVEAGRTDLSSSENRRWVFGALKKRAAFEARSAVRRQKREASSLLLLEPQVDHQVPLADFVATLPPSLRTTAMLALAGHTKAEVAWLLRVSDGTLRQRIIQIKRRWQQFDGRHAFGVSNLKGELAFGQIRQALLHMSRHHEAILASHDPDGHLFMVSSQNRLLRQHKGVPIIKEG, from the coding sequence ATGAAGCTTAGCCAAACTTCTTATACTCAGTTGCTTCATTATGCTCGCAAAGTGGCTCGACGGTTTGATGAGGCGGAGGATCTTCTGCAGGTGATTCTTCTGGCGGCAGTGGAGGCAGGACGTACGGATTTGTCCTCTAGTGAAAACCGTCGATGGGTATTTGGTGCTTTAAAAAAGCGTGCCGCCTTTGAGGCACGATCTGCAGTGCGTCGGCAAAAGCGCGAAGCTTCTTCTCTTCTTTTATTGGAACCCCAAGTTGACCATCAGGTGCCGTTGGCTGATTTTGTTGCTACATTGCCGCCAAGTCTTAGAACAACGGCCATGCTGGCATTGGCTGGGCACACCAAAGCTGAGGTGGCTTGGTTATTGCGCGTATCCGATGGGACACTGCGACAACGTATTATACAAATCAAGCGGCGCTGGCAGCAATTTGATGGACGACATGCCTTTGGGGTGTCGAACTTAAAAGGAGAGTTGGCCTTCGGGCAAATTCGCCAAGCCTTGCTGCACATGTCACGTCATCACGAGGCCATATTGGCCAGTCACGATCCCGATGGACATCTTTTTATGGTGAGCTCACAAAATCGCCTTTTACGGCAACATAAGGGTGTACCAATCATTAAAGAAGGATGA
- a CDS encoding N-acetyltransferase: MPFSLFNKSGSQEVVELFRRVFSAAEGEAEGQIIADFVTQLLATTQPKDLIGCIAEENDILVGCLFFSRLWVSSGQVAFILSPLAVATEAQKKGVGQGLIQYGLDHLKSLEVNLVFTYGDPSYYAKTGFEPISENKVKAPCPLSQPIGWLAQSLDASPIQTMSGPTKCVEALNDPSLW; this comes from the coding sequence ATGCCGTTTTCACTTTTTAATAAATCAGGATCCCAAGAAGTGGTTGAGCTTTTTAGGCGTGTTTTTTCGGCTGCTGAAGGGGAAGCAGAAGGTCAGATCATTGCGGATTTTGTTACCCAGCTATTGGCGACCACTCAGCCGAAAGATTTGATCGGCTGCATCGCAGAAGAAAATGATATTCTTGTTGGCTGTCTCTTTTTTAGCCGCCTTTGGGTTTCTAGTGGACAAGTTGCCTTTATTTTGTCCCCCCTTGCTGTTGCCACAGAGGCGCAAAAAAAGGGAGTGGGTCAGGGGCTTATTCAGTATGGTTTAGATCATCTCAAGTCCTTGGAGGTCAATTTGGTTTTTACCTATGGCGACCCAAGTTATTATGCCAAAACGGGCTTCGAACCAATCAGTGAAAATAAGGTGAAAGCGCCTTGTCCGTTAAGTCAGCCAATTGGTTGGCTAGCGCAATCATTGGATGCAAGTCCAATCCAAACAATGTCTGGCCCGACCAAATGTGTTGAAGCATTAAATGATCCAAGCTTATGGTAG
- a CDS encoding rhomboid family intramembrane serine protease yields MLKRIIPKEILWFVIAIWVVYLVNNVLLGGNLNQFGIRPRTLDALLGILWSPFLHAGLYHIISNTIPLLILGSLLGASVGAVKLRYIMILGAIGSGIGVWCFGSASIVIGASGMVFALLGFLFADAIFNPSLRSWLIAIVAFFAYGGTLFSLVNFLPYISWAAHFWGFVSGVLLSVLFARRKPVQ; encoded by the coding sequence ATGCTTAAACGAATTATTCCTAAAGAGATACTTTGGTTTGTGATTGCTATCTGGGTTGTATACCTTGTTAACAATGTTTTGCTGGGGGGAAATTTAAATCAATTCGGTATTCGTCCGCGAACACTAGATGCTCTACTGGGCATTTTATGGTCGCCATTTCTTCATGCAGGGCTTTACCACATTATCTCTAATACCATTCCATTGCTTATTCTTGGCAGTTTGCTAGGCGCTTCCGTTGGAGCAGTAAAATTACGTTATATTATGATATTAGGAGCCATCGGCTCTGGTATAGGCGTTTGGTGTTTTGGTAGCGCAAGCATAGTTATCGGTGCTTCTGGGATGGTTTTTGCGCTACTTGGTTTTTTATTTGCGGATGCAATATTTAATCCTAGTCTACGCAGTTGGCTGATCGCTATTGTGGCATTTTTTGCTTACGGTGGGACCTTATTTTCTTTAGTAAATTTTTTACCTTACATATCATGGGCAGCGCATTTTTGGGGCTTTGTCTCTGGTGTTTTACTATCTGTTTTATTCGCGCGCAGAAAGCCAGTTCAGTAA
- a CDS encoding DUF350 domain-containing protein, which translates to MDFQALLISIANFGSYFGLSLLFVIIFIFVYSFLTPHDEWKLIKNDQNTAASIGLGGAIIGFSIALGGAATNSVSFIDFATWGLVALIAQSLAFAMVRFIFMPKIVARIVANEVSAGIILAAISLAVGVLNSACMSY; encoded by the coding sequence ATGGACTTTCAAGCCCTTCTGATCAGCATTGCTAATTTTGGCAGCTACTTTGGACTCTCTTTACTGTTCGTTATTATCTTTATCTTTGTGTACTCCTTTCTGACCCCCCACGACGAATGGAAACTCATTAAAAACGATCAAAATACCGCTGCATCCATTGGTCTGGGTGGTGCGATTATTGGTTTTTCTATCGCCTTAGGCGGTGCCGCGACAAACTCAGTCTCCTTCATAGATTTTGCTACTTGGGGCCTAGTTGCTCTTATTGCACAATCACTTGCTTTTGCAATGGTACGCTTCATTTTTATGCCCAAAATCGTTGCTCGTATTGTTGCCAATGAAGTCAGTGCCGGAATCATTCTTGCTGCCATCAGTCTTGCCGTGGGCGTGCTGAATTCAGCCTGTATGTCTTATTGA
- a CDS encoding methyltransferase domain-containing protein: MMKPVQTGKNYDTITDRWSDDRFNMKNGIDQHKRAISFVKSRGKALDVGCGRTGRIMALLAKEGFQPEGLDVSEKMIALARSRNPEWTFYHQDICSYQISEKYDFITAWDSIWHIPLEEQVGVISKLASALNPDGVLIFSFGGANEPGDHTDDTMGPMMYYSSLGTNGFIQVLLDNACTIKHLEFDQYPELHTYIVVQKNTVMY; encoded by the coding sequence ATGATGAAACCAGTACAAACAGGAAAAAACTACGACACAATTACAGATCGTTGGTCTGATGATCGCTTTAATATGAAAAACGGAATCGATCAGCATAAAAGAGCAATATCCTTTGTAAAATCAAGGGGTAAGGCTCTCGATGTTGGTTGCGGTCGAACGGGAAGAATAATGGCGTTATTGGCCAAAGAGGGCTTTCAGCCTGAAGGCTTAGATGTGTCAGAGAAAATGATTGCACTGGCTCGAAGTCGTAATCCAGAATGGACTTTTTATCATCAAGATATTTGCTCCTATCAAATATCCGAAAAATACGACTTCATAACCGCCTGGGATAGCATTTGGCATATCCCATTGGAGGAGCAAGTTGGTGTGATTTCAAAACTGGCAAGTGCGTTAAATCCTGACGGTGTATTAATATTTTCTTTTGGTGGAGCTAATGAACCAGGTGATCATACTGATGACACTATGGGGCCAATGATGTATTACTCTTCTTTAGGTACAAATGGCTTTATACAGGTGTTGCTCGATAATGCTTGTACCATAAAACACTTAGAATTTGATCAGTATCCAGAGTTACATACCTACATAGTGGTGCAAAAAAATACCGTGATGTATTGA
- a CDS encoding DUF2170 family protein yields MSWNKETLLALIESQPNWVAESEGECLNISNDEGIDVFVYVGNQQILVEAALFSTTSVKDKNILNDLILRSHQLVPLTSICINKIADDDYYVAFGALSTDSKESVVIEEIETLFNNVTEFLDLYSDHLNLEMVV; encoded by the coding sequence ATGTCTTGGAACAAAGAAACATTATTAGCGCTTATTGAATCTCAGCCAAATTGGGTTGCAGAGTCAGAAGGTGAATGCCTAAATATCTCTAATGATGAAGGCATTGATGTCTTTGTCTATGTGGGTAATCAGCAAATATTGGTTGAAGCAGCACTGTTTTCAACAACCAGTGTGAAAGATAAAAATATCCTCAATGATTTGATCTTGCGCAGCCATCAGTTAGTACCTTTAACCTCTATATGCATTAATAAAATAGCGGATGACGATTATTACGTTGCCTTTGGCGCGTTATCTACAGACAGCAAAGAAAGCGTTGTCATAGAAGAAATTGAGACACTTTTCAATAATGTGACTGAGTTTCTTGATTTGTATAGTGATCACTTAAATCTGGAGATGGTGGTATGA
- a CDS encoding DUF1190 domain-containing protein, whose translation MKRSHYINLDKMRKGKPEHPLFRPLALAVASMTLAACGETEEEVTIVSSVDDCIANTSLSAQQCEVAYKKAVAEAVRTGPRYTSMWQCEEDFGYNQCVAPQSSNFFMPMLTGFMIGNLLNNREYSYNPIYQYRNARSSSRNSLMTADGTIIGLPGKTTYRVPPSELKPKPKVTRTVSRGGFGAVASAKSSWGGGKSKGWGG comes from the coding sequence GTGAAAAGAAGCCACTATATTAACCTTGATAAAATGCGCAAAGGCAAGCCTGAGCATCCGTTGTTTCGTCCACTAGCATTAGCCGTTGCTTCTATGACACTGGCCGCTTGTGGAGAGACAGAGGAAGAAGTCACAATCGTGTCCTCGGTTGATGACTGTATTGCCAATACCTCACTTTCTGCACAGCAATGTGAAGTCGCCTACAAAAAAGCCGTTGCTGAAGCGGTTCGTACTGGCCCTAGATACACCTCCATGTGGCAGTGTGAAGAAGACTTTGGCTATAACCAATGCGTGGCCCCTCAATCCTCTAATTTCTTTATGCCTATGTTAACCGGTTTTATGATAGGTAACCTCCTGAATAATAGAGAATATAGCTATAACCCTATTTACCAATATCGAAATGCAAGGTCATCTTCTCGCAATAGTCTGATGACAGCAGACGGTACTATTATTGGTCTACCGGGGAAAACTACCTATCGTGTCCCACCCTCCGAATTAAAGCCAAAGCCCAAAGTGACTCGTACCGTTTCCCGAGGGGGATTTGGAGCAGTTGCCTCTGCGAAATCTAGCTGGGGCGGCGGTAAATCAAAAGGATGGGGTGGATAG
- a CDS encoding YjfK family protein: MFTSFFNKKTPESSSSNAPSIMGLRLGCSFEIDPLLMRMTQEHLVIDNAATSYIIQAAGIAEMDGTWMFRFYTDDDAFLQVISNGGKNTEDVVDVKLFHFYDTQDVASQDIWDKLLYKQIGTPTYQLEGHTYQRVWTSVSDYHNPVYVQERTYDKDSKQASETDQFMMLFEREIPGGNTESLFLSAEESEQEGGLNRCFVISTGITLSPSQLTIHG; encoded by the coding sequence ATGTTTACTTCTTTTTTTAACAAGAAAACACCCGAATCATCATCCAGTAATGCACCTTCCATTATGGGCTTACGTCTTGGTTGTAGCTTTGAAATAGACCCTCTATTAATGCGTATGACACAAGAGCATTTGGTCATTGATAACGCAGCTACTAGCTATATCATACAAGCCGCTGGAATAGCGGAAATGGATGGCACTTGGATGTTCCGCTTTTACACCGATGACGATGCTTTTCTACAGGTCATCAGTAACGGCGGAAAAAACACTGAAGATGTTGTGGACGTGAAACTCTTTCATTTTTATGACACTCAAGATGTGGCTTCGCAAGACATATGGGATAAGCTGCTATACAAACAAATTGGTACACCAACTTACCAGCTTGAAGGGCATACTTATCAACGGGTTTGGACTTCGGTTAGCGACTATCATAATCCCGTCTACGTGCAAGAACGCACCTATGATAAAGACAGCAAGCAAGCATCTGAAACCGATCAGTTCATGATGTTATTTGAACGAGAAATACCCGGCGGTAATACAGAATCGCTTTTCCTTTCGGCAGAAGAAAGTGAGCAAGAGGGTGGTTTAAATCGTTGTTTTGTAATCAGTACTGGTATTACACTAAGCCCTTCACAGTTAACTATTCACGGCTAA